A region from the Leishmania panamensis strain MHOM/PA/94/PSC-1 chromosome 20 sequence genome encodes:
- a CDS encoding hypothetical protein (TriTrypDB/GeneDB-style sysID: LpmP.20.2120), which yields MSFCIEKQPARNSSFPTPGESYLILASSASLRKHLTDSYWCEAMEQVCAGKLEGIAVRYTGENIVMVQFRPTNLSPAGYRYPLFMSIPIEFLVPVAESAFTIPATADLQGSFGTATTSSFHSRSSSEDRSPTHGSTLPRLCVVCGRFNVPGMTHRAHGWKCKECKGTKSDNRLRKEAQKLRKRMRTHS from the coding sequence ATGTCGTTCTGCATTGAGAAACAGCCGGCGCGGaactcctccttccccacccctgGAGAGTCCTATCTTATTCTTGCTTCGAGCGCCTCTCTGCGCAAGCACCTTACAGACAGCTACTGGTGTGAGGCGATGGAACAGGTGTGCGCCGGCAAGCTCGAGGGCATCGCGGTTCGTTACACTGGCGAGAATATTGTAATGGTTCAGTTCCGTCCCACCAACCTCTCCCCTGCTGGGTATCGCTATCCCCTCTTCATGTCCATCCCTATCGAGTTTTTGGTGCcggtggcggagagcgcCTTCACTATTCCAGCAACAGCAGATCTGCAGGGCAGCTTCGGCACGGCGACAACGAGCAGCTTTCACTCCCGGTCGAGCAGCGAGGACCGCTCCCCAACACATGGGTCAACGCTGCCGAggttgtgtgttgtgtgcggTCGCTTCAACGTTCCTGGCATGACTCACCGCGCCCACGGGTGGAAATGTAAGGAATGCAAGGGAACGAAATCCGATAATCGTCTGCGGAAGGAGGCGCAGAAGCTGCGTAAACGCATGAGGACACACTCATAG
- a CDS encoding hypothetical protein (TriTrypDB/GeneDB-style sysID: LpmP.20.2130) — MMSSSLLAQDLHAALPDGGETERQIVLIHVDNTLLAMRTKNRINYHSGAVNGRDASESATTQRLFDLQRRLFAGAVPVSGRISSSSPVHPAPPSKKFPACAFSAEALPDPMTFDLQDNYATYCEVSEWTILSTFAAVCRSPSTSAVVTGVALTALIDILEFPCAFVSIDGVYAAIEAASETRAEVHDNASHEMLLSRIFNVYAAALNHPAAVMADGDVHVRALGRMIMLATDPEASQLLKRTVEKCMQLIVMTLFRRLLYLPADEAAHGALVAAGVKVLGFISRLISGDIACFDSDGCEVASTVAFGSSEGSAGASASGGNSADKASPVENTIALIQLEGLALVQDCLLLLQHFLSKPLCAPLLDTVQNQLCRALLIAGVGTKRTIVLAQTLRAIHLVIQGSSKHLIPQIYNFIRVLHLIPLEALTKELADAGASQQGSPADPSGSPNTGRGSRSPVSSASSGLGNSGRLSVPQLQRMQERRDILLGSLAEFCSDPHFGRFCFIHYDLSWRYASLLPQLSQVLADHAYPLFHGDPEEAATATWMQRRGGMAKDRKAAVQRRQQATVAADYRRDRRQLSMAARRLSRSTQQTALDGMMNMMFGITLRVIAAGASSSRLSEPDVTMSAGTASLSSAEVSHLLQHAQKMKDVLNQFAALFEESPIKKGIPFLLEHAIRVPAGAEEEGSLKHCTKLVLAEPAGGRELGEALYRLSIVLNKRVLGDYIGEQGRNNPEDAGAAEDATKPPALFSVRFFERQLDGFIHQFVFHNKRLLEAIREMVYLLCLPGESQKIDRVMESFARHWYQQNVTYREDGTVVKDETINPFHSESGAFVLSFAIIMLNTDQHSGKVAHQMTKEDFARMNRGIDDGKDIPAAYLGSVYDDVRQHEVVMADMMDRGFANNTTWRLEMQPCVSFVHHVLSAKAVLKEAEALSSISSHEPSTTAAAAATVSSTDAAARACDTKSVVLQTFDLFLFQSLWKRSLLAFDGMLELAVDEVSRSIVATGATVARAVEAAQQQLPAEMATLQSSLRGVCVLARAAHALGLPVVADQCFIGLLKYVVLDDLTNAEEEVRTLYHSVPKLLCMREIFALFVDLYSSLGDSWLPLSRLILDMRLIGLFVEPAQEVGRRGKAKLCGTGRGYSEAVEDSAAGGSLSAPAEPPHALLENTGICADVFAPLIAASATESADAERKAPSERSWFSSLFRGSGVPQVSAVQLSELRDAQGRIGSCIPNMREMLAILQRVVADSHAGHQLVYSLSAVSSIEEDAAGGGISGGSPAPAEEEGKRGNGHTSGLDEASAYAASYELAFICAVVGGASTPTVLQPEHFAPLTTRINGLLREVDLHLHDSRASDGVRAYWCTLGNRVVCASLQLMAVHWRGQHGAVATEQLWACWMRATPSIFALVVAQPVAAFLYDQVVGVGDTENSAGTGEGERDAMQPWACGSEVLVLLAPFAVHATAVSDVAVQRQIGSLLLHVVQQRLYSVANDTESIVSLCLSFSVWVRHSRAAGSNAAAGDTPENSATPNTTSKCGSAAATTLPSGASVLEVLTLCGRNVLLDNTDAAAAGAGGQRGEWCNLWVLVLRSLGALVLCSPDARDSSEAIFCLQRALLDSEAHSLPFSAVVAVYEDILIPLTERLCVPNARVQTGLRWAGGNKVALDEKSGAASSFSRGVLGGFFRSLLSPASPECGEHGAPTTSVAGTSATSRQSTLSTLVFTEVKCRLLSLVPKVLLRYTAALTTQADLLVSLWRQVLGTLYAVYSAYLVIEDATRDDMGGSIPSHDDAVLVQEAVEETVKNMIYVVVSTWNGSSSSIVSGAAGTEQRHAEAFWVAIVQLLQPFAFSAPLIDFMVQAGLARIEAAADAATALGTVASAG, encoded by the coding sequence ATGATGTCGTCATCCTTGTTGGCGCAAGATCTGCACGCGGCACTGCCGGACGGCGgtgagacagagaggcagatCGTGCTTATTCACGTCGATAACACTCTGCTGGCAATGCGCACGAAAAACCGAATCAACTATCACAGTGGTGCGGTGAACGGGAGGGACGCCAGCGAGTCTGCTACGACTCAGAGGCTATTTGACCTGCAGCGACGTCTTTTCGCCGGGGCGGTGCCCGTGTCCGGCCGCATTTCGTCTTCGTCCCCTGTGCACCCCGCTCCGCCGTCGAAAAAATTTCCTGCttgcgccttctccgccgAAGCACTACCGGATCCCATGACGTTTGATCTACAGGACAACTACGCGACGTACTGCGAGGTGAGTGAGTGGACGATTCTGAGCACCTTCGCAGCGGTGTGTCGCAGTCCGAGCACCTCGGCTGTTGTTACCGGCGTCGCCCTCACCGCTTTGATTGATATACTGGAGTTTCCCTGCGCATTTGTCTCCATAGATGGCGTCTACGCGGCGATCGAGGCCGCCTCCGAAACGCGAGCTGAGGTGCACGATAACGCTTCGCATGAGATGCTGCTCTCCCGCATCTTTAACGTttacgctgctgcgctgaaTCACcctgcagcggtgatggCTGACGGCGACGTACACGTGCGGGCGCTTGGGCGCATGATCATGCTGGCCACGGACCCCGAGGCAAGTCAACTGCTGAAACGCACTGTGGAGAAGTGCATGCAGCTCATCGTAATGACGCTGTTTCGGCGGCTGCTGTATCTGCCAGCGGACGAAGCCGCACACGGGGCGTTAGTGGCGGCGGGCGTGAAAGTGCTGGGGTTCATCAGCCGCCTCATAAGTGGCGACATTGCCTGCTtcgacagcgacggctgcgAGGTGGCGTCAACAGTGGCGTTTGGAAGCAGTGAGGGATCGGCGGGTGCTTCAGCGAGCGGTGGAAACAGTGCCGACAAGGCCTCACCTGTGGAGAACACTATTGCGCTGATTCAGCTGGAAGGACTCGCACTCGTGCAGGATtgtctgctgttgctgcagcacttCCTCAGCAAACCCTTGTGTGCACCACTGCTGGACACGGTGCAGAACCAGCTATGCCGCGCGCTCTTGATTGCCGGCGTCGGCACTAAGCGCACCATAGTACTAGCCCAGACGTTACGCGCCATCCACCTCGTCATCCAGGGCTCTTCGAAGCATTTGATTCCGCAGATATACAACTTCATCCGCGTGCTGCACCTTATCCCGCTGGAGGCCCTCACGAAAGAGCTTGCTGACGCTGGTGCGAGCCAGCAGGGATCCCCTGCAGACCCTAGTGGCTCTCCGAACACGGGGAGAGGTTCACGCAGCCccgtcagcagcgcttcctccGGCCTTGGCAACTCTGGTAGGCTCTctgtgccgcagctgcagcggatGCAGGAGCGACGCGACATCCTTCTCGGCAGCTTGGCCGAGTTTTGCAGCGACCCGCACTTTGGCCGATTCTGCTTCATCCACTACGACCTCTCGTGGCGGTacgcctcgctgctgccacagcttTCCCAGGTCTTGGCGGACCATGCCTACCCCCTCTTTCACGGGGAcccagaggaggcggcgacggcaacttggatgcagcggcggggTGGCATGGCAAAAGACCGCAAGGCTGCCGTCCAACGGCGCCAGCAGGCTACTGTTGCTGCGGACTATCGCAGAGACCGACGCCAACTGAGCATGGCGGCTAGGCGTctgtcgcgcagcacccaACAAACGGCGCTGGATGGAATGATGAACATGATGTTCGGCATAACGCTTCGAGTCATCGCGGCAGGCGCGTCGTCTTCGAGGCTCAGCGAGCCAGATGTCACCATGAGTGCAGGCACCGCCTCGCTGTCCTCCGCTGAGGTAAgccacctccttcagcacgcGCAGAAGATGAAGGATGTGCTGAACCAGTTTGCAGCTCTCTTCGAGGAATCCCCGATAAAGAAAGGCATCCCGTTCCTACTCGAGCACGCCATTCGTGTACCTGCcggcgcagaggaggaaggctcCTTGAAGCACTGCACTAAGCTTGTTCTGGCTGAGCCGGCGGGCGGGCGGGAGCTCGGAGAGGCCCTGTACCGTCTCAGCATCGTGCTGAATAAGCGCGTGCTTGGCGACTACATCGGGGAGCAGGGCCGCAATAATCCAGAGgacgccggcgctgccgagGATGCTACAAAGCCGcctgctctcttttctgttcgcTTCTTCGAGAGGCAGCTTGACGGATTCATTCACCAGTTTGTGTTTCACAACaagcggctgctggaggcgatTCGAGAGATGGTGTACCTACTCTGTTTGCCCGGTGAGTCGCAGAAAATTGACCGAGTGATGGAGTCGTTTGCGCGGCACTGGTACCAGCAGAATGTGACCTACCGCGAGGATGGCACAGTAGTCAAGGACGAGACGATCAACCCCTTCCACAGCGAGTCCGGTGCCTTTGTCCTTTCCTTTGCCATTATTATGCTCAACACGGACCAGCACTCCGGCAAGGTGGCGCATCAGATGACAAAGGAGGACTTTGCAAGAATGAACCGCGGCATTGACGACGGCAAGGACATCCCCGCAGCCTATCTCGGCAGCGTCTACGACGATGTTCGCCAGCACGAAGTGGTGATGGCCGACATGATGGATCGCGGCTTCGCGAACAACACGACATGGAGGCTGGAGATGCAGCCCTGCGTGAGCTTCGTGCACCACGTACTGAGCGCGAAGGCGGTGctcaaggaggcggaggcgctaTCAAGCATATCGTCTCACGAGCCCAGTactaccgctgccgccgccgccacggtaAGTTCGAcagacgcggcggcgcgtgccTGCGACACCAAGAGCGTCGTCCTTCAGACATTCGACTTGTTTCTTTTTCAGTCTCTCTGGAAACGAAGTTTGCTCGCGTTCGACGGCATGCTGGAGCTCGCTGTGGACGAGGTGTCACGGTCAATCGTGGCAACCGGTGCCACAGTTGCTCGCGCCGTCgaagcggcacagcagcagctaccgGCTGAGATGGCTACTCTGCAATCGAGCCTGCGCGGTGTCTGCGTGCTGGCGCGTGCTGCCCACGCGCTTGGTTTGCCGGTTGTGGCTGACCAGTGCTTTATAGGACTTCTGAAGTACGTCGTGTTGGACGACTTGACGaacgctgaggaggaggtgcgcaccCTTTACCACAGCGTTCCGAAGTTATTGTGCATGCGCGAGATCTTTGCGCTGTTTGTAGACCTCTACAGCAGTCTTGGGGACAGCTGGTTGCCACTGTCGCGCTTGATACTGGACATGCGGTTGATAGGGTTGTTCGTTGAGCCGGCTCaagaggtggggaggaggggcaaggCGAAGTTGTGTGGGACTGGTCGTGGCTACTCTGAGGCAGTGGAAGACAGCGCAGCGGGGGGGTCATTGTCGGCCCCAGCCGAGCCTCCccacgcgctgctggagaacaCCGGTATCTGCGCTGATGTTTTTGCACCACTCATAGCGGCCTCTGCCACTGAGAGCGCCGACGCGGAGCGGAAAGCGCCGAGTGAGCGTAGTtggttctcttctctgttcaGAGGCAGTGGGGTGCCACAAGTGTCTGCGGTCCAGTTGTCTGAACTGCGAGATGCACAAGGGCGAATAGGCAGCTGCATCCCCAATATGCGAGAGATGCTGGCGATCCTGCAGCGGGTGGTAGCTGACTCACATGCTGGCCATCAGCTCGTTTACAGCCTCTCTGCCGTTTCTAGcatcgaggaggacgccgccggcggtggcatcAGCGGTGGAAGTCCTGCGccagcagaagaggagggaaaaagggggaatgGACACACCAGCGGCCTGGATGAGGCGTCTGCCTATGCCGCGTCATACGAACTTGCTTTCATCTGTGCTGTTGTGGGTGGTGCCTCCACGCCGACGGTGCTTCAACCAGAACACTTTGCTCCACTTACAACCCGCATTAACGGGCTGCTGCGGGAGGTGGACCTGCATCTCCACGATTCCCGTGCGAGCGACGGGGTGCGGGCCTACTGGTGCACCCTTGGCAACCgtgttgtgtgcgcgtcgctgcagctcatggCGGTTCACTGGCGCGGCCAGCACGGCGCCGTTGCCACGGAGCAGCTGTGGGCGTGCTGGATGCGCGCCACTCCTTCCATCTTCGCCCTCGTGGTGGCTCAGCCTGTCGCAGCGTTTCTCTACGACCAAGTCGTCGGAGTGGGTGACACTGAGAACAGCGCTGGcacaggagagggggagagggatgcAATGCAGCCGTGGGCGTGTGGCAGCGAAGTACTTGTTCTCCTTGCACCCTTCGCGGtacacgccaccgccgtctctgatgtggcggtgcagcgccagattggctctcttcttctgcatgtggtgcagcagcgtctctaCAGCGTGGCGAACGACACCGAGAGCATTGTGTCACTTTGTCTGTCGTTCAGTGTGTGGGTACGGCACAGCCGTGCCGCAGGGTCAAACGCGGCTGCCGGTGACACACCAGAGAACAGTGCGACGCCAAACACAACATCGAAGTGCGGatcagccgccgccacaaccCTTCCAAGCGGCGCCAGCGTGTTGGAGGTGCTCACCCTGTGTGGGCGAAACGTGCTCCTGGACAACACcgacgcggcagccgctgggGCTGGCGGGCAAAGAGGTGAATGGTGCAACCTTTGGGTGCTTGTGCTTCGAAGTCTTGGCGCGCTGGTCCTCTGCAGTCCTGACGCAcgtgacagcagcgaggcgaTCTTTTGTCTGCAGCGCGCGTTGTTAGACTCGGAAGCACACAGTCTTCCCTTCTCTGCGGTTGTGGCTGTGTATGAGGACATCCTCATCCCTCTGACAGAGCGTCTGTGCGTACCAAACGCCAGAGTGCAGACTGGCCTGCGGTGGGCCGGCGGGAATAAGGTAGCTTTGGATGAAAAGAGCGGAGCCGCCTCGAGTTTCAGCCGTGGGGTCCTTGGCGGCTTCTTCCGCTCACTCCTGTCGCCAGCGTCACCGGAGTGTGGTGAGCACGGTGCACCGACCACTTCTGTGGCCGGCACCTCAGCTACGTCGCGGCAGTCTACACTGTCGACGCTTGTATTCACTGAAGTGAAGTGTCGATTGCTGAGTTTGGTGCCTAAAGTATTGCTACGGTACACTGCCGCGCTGACGACGCAGGCGGATTTGCTGGTGTCTTTGTGGAGGCAGGTTCTGGGCACCTTGTATGCAGTGTACAGTGCTTACCTGGTCATAGAGGATGCTACGAGAGATGACATGGGTGGCAGCATCCCCTCCCATGATGAtgcggtgctggtgcaggaggcggtggaggagacggTGAAGAATATGATCTACGTGGTCGTCTCCACCTGGAACggatcgtcgtcgtcgataGTGAGTGGTGCCGCTGGTACCGAGCAGAGGCACGCAGAGGCGTTCTGGGTAGCGATTGTGCAACTCTTGCAGCCTTTCGCGTTCTCGGCACCGCTGATTGATTTCATGGTTCAGGCTGGTCTTGCGCGGATagaggccgctgctgatgctgctacCGCACTGGGGACTGTTGCATCAGCTGGTTGA
- a CDS encoding hypothetical protein (TriTrypDB/GeneDB-style sysID: LpmP.20.2140), whose translation MGDGAVAAGPSALSLSTFSSVYDEEVLQLRTVESETHVQPASQQHILAERAHASFHHDRRLQCGRIAPIRTEARPLSAPHSPLPLMDSPSLLVLPESSLTYNEEAASLPLPLDGSDGGNCVSAHPTAWTYSSRSVMGATRPQPLLPSAASTISTATPRADAAGVAYQSLIAEDDEGDVEYKWRLTDISATRFQHLVTQMQFRVSEGHGQCLYELGVSDDGTPTGLVRRDFNESVQTIYRMAAQLQLEATLLQCFVVGKTATDTTGGSAASPYDKVNATAAEDAERYGNQDVRWDSTKNEEELLCGEIMLSRRQAGSGGHDLSLAFCGAVGSGKSTLMAVLLTSRLDDGCGGTRQSLFNHKHELDTGRTSSLASRVWTVLQEPTGPSPALARPVSATQLPSPRDSPAAVPSSSVASCSRVSSPAAALLSPTPPFTRASPRSITLLDAGGDITKTMLFGLMSRKPDYVCVCVAADTADVSDVSLYAEVCCAMNTPFVVVVTKSDLVEEFELDGLVMEVAVALDVVGCASDQVDSMLMASAYCRDWLPRHRDAAVEGGVGTTTPVETPAATAGPLSAERLRVPVFCVSSVQGGEGLELFRYCLSHLQNPPPSPLLSPPSWTSKPPFEVLLDSAFAVDGVGHVVHGRVARGPVEVGCSCYIGPGSNGHFYAVLVRGIHVDGEHVNEAQVGDEATFALNRLPEAVTVSHKGKVLVRQPETAVRHFQATVSVLSQSICAHMEPIMYTRNARQAVRVTSVTLPSSEEESDATTNAGHRERFLLQCRFLFRPEVVSAGDAVVLHWAPRGIAVGRITSVMTPVTV comes from the coding sequence atgggggATGGAGCAGTCGCGGCGGGGCCATCAGCACTCTCGCTATCCACCTTCTCGTCAGTTtacgacgaggaggtgctgcagctccgcacaGTAGAGTCGGAGACGCATGTTCAGCcagcatcgcagcagcacatcttGGCcgagcgcgcgcacgccTCGTTTCACCACGACCGCCGCCTTCAGTGCGGCCGGATAGCTCCGATTCGGACCGAGGCGCGCCCATTGTCAGCTCCtcactcccctctccctttgaTGGACTCTCCATCGTTGTTGGTGCTCCCAGAATCTTCGTTGACGTACAATGAGGAAGCCGCCTCGCTACCGCTACCGCTCGACGGCTCAGATGGTGGCAACTGTGTTTCTGCTCATCCGACTGCGTGGACGTACAGCTCGCGCTCAGTGATGGGCGCTACTAGGCCTCAGCCGCTCCTGCCATCCGCTGCATCGACGATTAGCACCGCAACGCCACGTGCAGACGCTGCCGGGGTGGCGTACCAGTCACTTATCGCAGAGGATGACGAGGGCGATGTGGAGTACAAGTGGCGCCTCACCGACATTTCGGCAACTCGTTTTCAACACCTCGTGACCCAAATGCAATTTCGCGTCTCAGAGGGCCATGGCCAGTGCCTCTACGAACTTGGTGTCTCCGACGACGGCACCCCTACCGGGTTGGTGCGTCGGGACTTCAACGAGTCCGTGCAGACCATTTACCGCATGGCAGCTCAGCTGCAACtcgaggcgacgctgctgcagtgctttGTCGTCGGAAAGACTGCGACGGACACGActggaggcagcgctgcctccccATACGACAAGGTGAacgccacagcggcagaggacGCAGAGAGATATGGTAACCAAGACGTGCGATGGGACAGCACGAAGaatgaggaggagctgctgtgTGGGGAGATTATGCTATCGCGGCGCCAGGCAGGGAGTGGCGGCCACGATCTGAGCCTCGCTTTCTGCGGCGCCGTCGGCTCCGGCAAGTCCACGCTGATGGCGGTGCTTCTCACGTCTCGCCTAGAcgacggctgcggtggcacgCGGCAGTCCCTGTTTAACCACAAACACGAGCTCGACACAGGGCGGACAAGTTCGCTCGCGTCGAGGGTTTGGACAGTGTTGCAGGAGCCGACTGGCCCGTCCCCAGCTCTGGCACGGCCTGTCAGTGCAACACAGCTGCCGTCGCCCAGGGACTCGCCCGCCGCGGTACCGAGCAGCTCCGTTGCCAGTTGCTCTCGCGTTTCGTctcctgcggcggcgctgctgtcgccaaCGCCGCCTTTCACGCGCGCCTCACCCCGCTCCATCACGCTCCTTGACGCCGGTGGCGACATCACGAAGACGATGCTGTTTGGCCTCATGAGCCGCAAGCCGGactacgtgtgcgtgtgcgtggcggcCGACACCGCCGATGTCTCCGACGTATCCCTGTACGCCGAGGTATGCTGCGCAATGAACACGCcgtttgtggtggtggttacGAAGAGCGACCTGGTGGAGGAATTTGAGCTGGATGGCCTCGTCATGGAGGTGGCGGTTGCGCTGGATGTGGTGGGGTGTGCGTCGGACCAGGTTGATTCCATGCTGATGGCCTCGGCGTACTGTCGGGACTGGCTACCGCGCCACCGTGATGCCGCCGTGGAGGGTGGTGTGGGTACGACGACCCCTGTTGAAACCCCAGCTGCGACAGCTGGCCCTCTCAGTGCCGAGCGGCTTCGTGTGCCCGTGTTTTGTGTCTCGTCGGtgcaaggcggagaaggcctGGAGCTATTCCGCTACTGCCTCTCCCACCTACAGaaccctcctccctcgcctctgCTGAGCCCGCCTTCGTGGACCTCAAAGCCCCCCTTTGAAGTCCTTCTGGACTCCGCCTTTGCTGTCGATGGCGTGGGGCACGTTGTGCACGGCCGCGTCGCACGCGGCCCAGTCGAGGTGGGGTGCAGCTGCTACATCGGTCCTGGGAGTAATGGTCACTTCTACGCCGTGCTCGTGCGCGGCATTCACGTTGACGGTGAGCACGTGAATGAGGCGCAGGTTGGCGACGAGGCTACTTTCGCCCTGAACCGACTGCcggaggcggtgacggtCTCGCACAAGGGCAAAGTTCTCGTGCGTCAGCCGGAGACTGCGGTGCGGCATTTTCAGGCTACCGTCTCGGTGCTGTCGCAGTCGATTTGCGCGCACATGGAGCCGATCATGTACACTCGCAATGCACGACAGGCCGTGCGCGTGACTTCTGTCACGTTGcccagcagcgaggaggagagcgatgCCACTACAAATGCCGGGCACCGCGAGAGATTCCTGTTGCAGTGCCGTTTTCTCTTCCGTCCAGAGGTTGtcagcgctggcgacgctgtggtgctgcactgGGCTCCGCGTGGCATCGCCGTTGGCCGCATCACGTCCGTGATGACGCCGGTTACAGTGTAG
- a CDS encoding ribosomal protein l35a, putative (TriTrypDB/GeneDB-style sysID: LpmP.20.2150) — protein MTISKVHAQRSKKLHQLSAKTSKVNRNRKAPRLYMKGTLAGYTRGLYGQTKQTALVRAENVNTREDAKWYVGKRICYVYHGKKVKRCIRWSKAPARRSTTRALWGRVTRPHGNAGMMRVKFNGASVPASAIGRRIRVYLYPSQI, from the coding sequence ATGACTATCTCTAAGGTCCATGCCCAGCGCAGCAAgaagctgcaccagctgtCTGCCAAGACAAGCAAGGTGAACCGCAACCGCAAGGCACCTCGTCTCTACATGAAGGGCACGCTGGCCGGCTACACACGCGGCCTCTACGGTCAGACTAAGCAGACTGCGCTTGTCCGCGCCGAAAACGTCAACACCCGCGAGGACGCCAAGTGGTACGTGGGCAAGCGCATCTGCTACGTCTACCACGGCAAAAAGGTCAAGCGGTGTATACGCTGGAGCAAGGCGCCCGCACGCCGCAGTACAACCCGTGCGCTCTGGGGTCGCGTGACACGCCCGCATGGTAACGCCGGTATGATGCGCGTGAAGTTCAACGGCGCGTCTGTGCCGGCGTCCGCCATTGGCCGGCGTATCCGTGTGTACCTGTACCCGAGCCAGATCTAA
- a CDS encoding hypothetical protein (TriTrypDB/GeneDB-style sysID: LpmP.20.2160) has product MGFGTRSCMVFCYLNAVCAIFISYLFSIGISSMAIASVINKWDRQEKARACRNAGILYFIVAVAMTVKDMIDTCRERHMSRGVGQRMAEYGVADGPAGTAEAIALLERRAYVQRGGARRSDAARGGGSSSGGYGSVPY; this is encoded by the coding sequence ATGGGATTTGGCACCCGCTCCTGCATGGTGTTCTGCTACTTGAACGCTGTATGTGCTATATTTATTAGCTACTTGTTCAGCATAGGCATCAGCTCAATGGCTATCGCCTCAGTGATCAACAAATGGGATCGGCAAGAAAAGGCGCGGGCGTGCCGCAACGCCGGTATTTTGTACTTTATCGTGGCTGTGGCCATGACGGTTAAAGATATGATAGACACCTGCCGTGAGCGGCACATGAGCAGAGGGGTGGGCCAGCGCATGGCGGAGTATGGCGTGGCTGACGGACCTGCCGGTACCGCGGAGGCAATAGCGCTGCTTGAGCGTCGTGCTTACGTCCAGAGAGGGGGCGCACGTCGCAGCGATGCtgccagaggtggtggcagtagcagcggtgGCTACGGTAGTGTACCGTATTAA
- a CDS encoding hypothetical protein (TriTrypDB/GeneDB-style sysID: LpmP.20.2170): MPASSSSATAAQVLMHAMVSSSSSRRRLRLVLGTFCILNAFTAFLFAWMMSTEQTSFALTAARRRWNLRERSNATCKAGVYYVVIGLMLLVDRLSRTIAVIVQLGVRFVRAGCSLILRWLLWCARVIPASRGRGLLLRRFVTRSAGALPENYRVLLQSNSSARPPRSPPSAAVPATGAARAPSSHRLLPRIAGIHLGSSLQGAQASSTLETLADLERDRRPRNATASPPSIRLRSS; encoded by the coding sequence ATGCCggcgtcctcttcctccgctacCGCTGCACAGGTGCTGATGCACGCCATGGtttcgtcgtcatcgtcgcgCCGCAGACTACGATTGGTTCTCGGGACTTTCTGTATACTGAATGCATTTACCGCTTTTCTGTTCGCATGGATGATGTCCACGGAGCAAACTAGCTTCGCGTtgacggcagcgaggcggcgtTGGAATCTAAGGGAGCGCTCTAACGCGACCTGCAAGGCCGGTGTCTACTATGTGGTCATTGGTCTTATGCTGCTTGTTGACCGTCTAAGCCGCACTATTGCAGTGATAGTACAACTAGGCGTGCGGTTCGTGCGGGCTGGATGTTCATTGATTCTTCGTTGGTTATTGTGGTGCGCTAGGGTTATACCGGCGTCGAGAGGTCGTGGCCtactgctgcgccgctttgTCACTCGTTCCGCCGGCGCCTTGCCAGAGAATTACAGAGTCTTGTTGCAAAGCAACAGTTCGGCGCGGCCTCCCCGATCTCCTCCTAGTGCTGCTGTTCCTGCTACGGGTGCAGCGAGGGCGCCTTCGAGCCACAGGTTACTGCCACGCATTGCAGGTATCCACCTGGGCTCCTCATTGCAGGGCGCACAGGCCAGCTCGACGCTCGAAACCCTGGCCGACTTGGAGAGGGATAGACGACCGCGCAATGCCACCGCTTCCCCACCGAGTATTCGGCTACGTAGCAGCTGA